In Rhea pennata isolate bPtePen1 chromosome 13, bPtePen1.pri, whole genome shotgun sequence, the following proteins share a genomic window:
- the MARVELD3 gene encoding MARVEL domain-containing protein 3 codes for MAAAPLDGLEAVGQRPANRGDMERGMVERGVTTSSRAARPRPAPAARPEEPAGSRAAPPGLLECRRCRYLCTGRACCRAVQAMLALLVLVCGSVSHGSAGGYTGIPGLGGIYYYQYGGAYSGFGGADGERAQRLDEQFRLRKLPAARAAMAAGGALLLSACLLLGAALGRLPRRLPAWLLLEGALDTLVAIGLLPALYYFFHELLEAYNSSLCREREHLYQSKGYQGFRCSLHGAEIAAGLSGCIAVVAYLLSAGLALKEYTTVRRLKQKPAQMYEH; via the exons ATGGCAGCTGCCCCCCTTGATGGCCTTGAAGCTGTGGGACAAAGACCAGCCAATCGGGGTGATATGGAAAGAGGCATGGTGGAGCGAGGGGTCACCACCAGCTCACG CGCCGCGCGGCCGAGGCCCgcgcccgcagcccggccggaGGAgcccgccgggagccgcgccgcgccgccggggctgctGGAGTGCCGTCGGTGCCGGTACCTGTGCACGGGCAGGG CGTGCTGCCGCGCGGTGCAGGCGATGCTCGCTCTGCTCGTCCTCGTCTGCGGCTCCGTGTCGCACGGCTCCGCGGGCGGCTACACCGGCATCCCCGGCCTGGGGGGCATCTACTACTACCAGTACGGCGGGGCCTACAGCGGCTTCGGCGGCGCGGACGGCGAGCGGGCCCAGCGCCTGGACGAGCAGTTCCGGCTGCGGAAGCTGCCGGCCGCCAGGGCCGCCAtggccgcgggcggcgcgctGCTGCTCTCCGCCTGCCTGCTCCTCGGGGCTGCCCTcgggcggctgccgcggcggctcccggcctGGCTGCTGCTCGAGGGCGCCCTCGACACGCTGGTTGCAATTGGCTTGCTGCCTGCTTTGTACTACTTCTTCCACGAGCTGCTGGAAGCTTATAACTCCTCCctgtgcagagagagagagcacctTTACCAAAGCAAAGGCTATCAAGGCTTTAGGTGCAGCCTGCACGGGGCAGAGATAGCCGCCGGCCTCTCAGGCTGCATTGCTGTTGTGGCGTACCTGCTCAGCGCTGGCCTTGCCCTCAAGGAGTACACGACAGTTCGCAGGTTGAAACAGAAGCCAGCACAGATGTATGAGCATTAG